Proteins encoded in a region of the Halioglobus maricola genome:
- the rpmD gene encoding 50S ribosomal protein L30 — protein sequence MAKAMIKVTQVKSANGRLKNHKACVAGLGLRRIGHTVEVEDTPSVRGMINKVNYLVRVED from the coding sequence ATGGCAAAAGCAATGATCAAAGTTACCCAGGTCAAGAGCGCTAACGGCCGCCTTAAGAACCACAAGGCGTGCGTTGCCGGCCTCGGTCTGCGTCGAATTGGTCATACCGTTGAAGTGGAAGATACTCCTTCCGTTCGCGGCATGATCAACAAAGTTAACTACCTGGTACGGGTTGAGGACTAA
- the secY gene encoding preprotein translocase subunit SecY, translating into MAGQAPSVNKAGMGELFARLRFVLLAIIVYRIGTHIPVPGIDPNQLQALFNQQQGTILGLANMFSGGALERMSILALGIMPYISASIIMQLMAAVTPQLEQLKKEGESGRRKISQYTRYLTVVLAIIQATGMTVGMANQGMSYDTSLLFYVIAITSLVTGAVFMMWLGEQITEKGVGNGISLLIFAGIVAGLPAAIGQSLEQARQGELNILLLLGILAFAIVMIFAIIFIERGQRRITVNYAKRQQGRKMYQAQSSHLPLKVNMAGVIPAIFASSILLFPASIAQWFGSGEGGADWLQDLAVAIGPGQPLNILLFTVFIVFFCFFYTALMFNPSEVADNLKRSGAFVPGIRPGQQTANYIDGVLTRLTVFGSAYIAIVCLIPQFLVVTANVPFYLGGTSLLIVVVVVMDFMAQVQSHLMSHQYDSVMKKANLKNIGSSGRVR; encoded by the coding sequence ATGGCGGGACAGGCGCCTTCAGTAAACAAGGCAGGCATGGGCGAGCTATTTGCTCGCCTTCGTTTTGTCTTACTGGCAATTATCGTTTATCGGATCGGGACGCATATCCCTGTTCCGGGAATTGACCCTAACCAACTGCAGGCACTGTTTAACCAGCAACAGGGAACCATCCTTGGTCTGGCCAACATGTTTTCCGGTGGCGCTCTGGAGCGTATGTCGATCCTGGCGCTGGGCATCATGCCTTACATCTCTGCATCGATCATCATGCAGCTGATGGCGGCGGTGACGCCCCAACTGGAACAGTTGAAGAAAGAAGGCGAGTCTGGCCGCCGTAAGATCAGTCAGTACACGCGCTACCTGACAGTAGTGCTGGCTATTATCCAGGCCACTGGTATGACCGTGGGTATGGCCAATCAGGGTATGAGTTACGACACATCACTGCTGTTTTATGTGATTGCCATTACTTCCCTGGTAACCGGCGCAGTCTTCATGATGTGGCTCGGTGAGCAGATTACGGAAAAAGGCGTGGGCAACGGTATTTCGCTGTTGATCTTCGCCGGTATCGTAGCGGGATTGCCTGCTGCGATTGGCCAATCTCTGGAGCAAGCGCGCCAGGGTGAGCTGAATATCCTGCTGCTACTGGGCATCCTGGCGTTCGCGATTGTGATGATCTTTGCGATTATCTTTATCGAGCGAGGCCAGCGCCGCATCACGGTGAATTACGCCAAGCGTCAGCAAGGCCGCAAGATGTACCAGGCGCAGAGCTCGCATCTGCCCCTGAAAGTGAACATGGCGGGTGTTATCCCGGCTATTTTCGCGAGTAGCATTCTGCTGTTTCCTGCGTCCATTGCCCAGTGGTTTGGCTCTGGCGAAGGTGGTGCTGATTGGTTGCAGGACCTCGCCGTGGCGATTGGTCCCGGCCAACCGCTGAACATTTTGTTGTTCACGGTATTTATTGTGTTCTTCTGCTTCTTCTACACGGCGTTGATGTTTAACCCGTCAGAAGTAGCGGACAACCTGAAGCGATCCGGTGCTTTTGTACCTGGTATTCGCCCCGGTCAGCAGACCGCCAACTATATCGATGGCGTGCTGACTCGGCTGACGGTATTTGGCTCTGCGTATATCGCGATTGTGTGTCTGATACCTCAGTTCCTGGTAGTAACGGCTAACGTGCCGTTCTATCTCGGCGGCACCTCACTGTTGATTGTGGTTGTCGTGGTGATGGACTTTATGGCCCAGGTGCAGAGTCATCTGATGTCTCACCAGTACGATTCGGTGATGAAAAAGGCCAACCTGAAAAATATTGGTAGTTCCGGTCGCGTTCGTTAA
- the rpsK gene encoding 30S ribosomal protein S11 has translation MAKPGAKGTRKKITKTVVDGIAHVHASFNNTIITITDRQGNTLSWATAGGSGFRGSRKSTPFAAQVAAERAGEAAKEYGLKNLDVQVKGPGPGRESAVRALNACGYKISNITDVTPIPHNGCRPPKKRRV, from the coding sequence ATGGCTAAGCCAGGTGCCAAAGGCACTCGTAAGAAAATCACCAAGACTGTTGTCGATGGAATCGCGCATGTGCATGCGTCCTTCAACAACACCATCATTACTATCACCGACCGTCAGGGCAATACCCTGAGCTGGGCTACCGCAGGTGGCTCTGGTTTCCGTGGTTCACGCAAAAGCACCCCGTTCGCAGCCCAGGTTGCAGCAGAGCGTGCTGGTGAAGCGGCCAAGGAATATGGTCTCAAGAATCTGGATGTGCAGGTCAAGGGCCCCGGCCCTGGTCGTGAATCTGCCGTCCGCGCACTGAACGCCTGTGGTTACAAGATCAGCAACATCACCGATGTTACGCCGATTCCCCACAACGGCTGCCGTCCGCCCAAAAAACGTCGCGTATAA
- a CDS encoding DNA-directed RNA polymerase subunit alpha, whose translation MQSAVTEFLTPRVINVDEKNATRAQVTLEPLERGFGHTLGNALRRILLSSMPGCAITEVEIDGVLHEYSAIEGVNEDVIEILLNLKGVALVMNGKDEAELTLSKKGPGAVTAGDIQVDHDIEIRNPDHVICHLNGDSEINMKLTVARGRGYSPADSRENPEEETRSIGRLQLDATFSPVHRVSYVVDAARVEQRTDLDKLILDLETNGTIDPEEAIRRAATILQQQLAVFVDLESESESESVEEEDEVDPILLRPVDDLELTVRSANCLKAENIYYIGDLVQRTEVELLKTPNLGKKSLTEIKDVLASRGLSLGMRLDNWPPASLKNDDRVLSV comes from the coding sequence ATGCAGAGTGCAGTGACTGAATTTTTGACCCCGCGTGTGATCAACGTTGACGAGAAGAACGCGACTCGCGCCCAGGTAACCCTGGAACCCCTTGAGCGTGGCTTTGGCCACACTCTGGGTAACGCCCTGCGCCGTATCCTGCTGTCCTCCATGCCCGGTTGTGCAATCACCGAGGTGGAGATAGACGGCGTATTGCACGAGTACAGTGCAATCGAAGGTGTTAATGAAGACGTTATCGAAATCCTGCTGAACCTCAAGGGCGTTGCCCTGGTGATGAACGGCAAGGACGAGGCTGAACTGACCCTGAGCAAGAAAGGCCCAGGTGCAGTAACTGCCGGCGACATTCAGGTTGACCACGATATCGAGATCCGCAACCCGGACCACGTTATCTGCCACCTTAATGGCGACAGCGAAATTAACATGAAGCTGACTGTGGCTCGTGGCCGCGGCTACTCTCCCGCTGATTCCCGTGAGAATCCGGAAGAGGAAACGCGCTCTATTGGCCGCCTGCAGCTGGACGCTACTTTCTCCCCAGTACACCGTGTGTCTTATGTTGTTGACGCCGCTCGTGTTGAGCAGCGCACCGACCTGGACAAGCTCATTCTGGACCTGGAGACAAACGGCACTATTGACCCGGAAGAGGCGATCCGTCGCGCCGCGACCATTCTGCAGCAGCAGTTGGCCGTGTTCGTTGACCTGGAAAGCGAATCTGAGTCTGAGTCTGTTGAGGAAGAGGACGAAGTAGATCCAATTCTGCTGCGCCCCGTGGACGATCTGGAACTGACTGTTCGCTCCGCCAACTGTCTCAAGGCAGAGAACATTTACTACATCGGCGACCTGGTGCAGCGCACTGAGGTTGAGCTGCTCAAGACCCCGAACCTGGGTAAAAAGTCGCTCACCGAAATCAAGGATGTACTGGCTTCTCGTGGTCTGTCCCTGGGCATGCGCCTGGACAACTGGCCGCCTGCCAGCCTGAAAAACGACGACCGGGTCCTGAGCGTTTAA
- a CDS encoding type IV pilin protein, which produces MRTMIAMAPRRHSGFTLIEVMIVVIIVGILMSVALPSYQESLRKGRRAEAKAAMADVANRQEAFMLDRSSYTDDMTRLGFGADPFTSAEGHYSIDSSGACDPNGPSDITRCYTVTATPVSGGIQDEDTRCHTFSLSSRGSKTALKKDGSDADDLCW; this is translated from the coding sequence ATGCGCACTATGATTGCAATGGCACCGCGCCGCCACTCAGGCTTCACCTTGATAGAAGTGATGATCGTGGTGATTATCGTGGGCATCCTGATGTCTGTCGCCCTGCCCTCCTATCAGGAGAGTCTGCGTAAAGGCAGACGGGCGGAAGCCAAGGCTGCCATGGCCGATGTCGCAAATCGACAGGAAGCATTCATGCTTGATCGCAGCAGCTATACTGACGACATGACCCGCCTGGGGTTCGGTGCTGACCCCTTCACCTCTGCTGAGGGGCACTACAGTATCGACTCTAGCGGTGCGTGCGATCCTAACGGCCCAAGCGATATCACCCGCTGCTATACGGTGACCGCGACACCCGTATCCGGAGGTATCCAGGACGAGGATACCCGATGCCATACGTTTAGCCTGTCATCCCGTGGCAGTAAAACAGCGCTCAAGAAAGATGGCAGCGATGCCGACGACTTATGCTGGTAA
- the rpsD gene encoding 30S ribosomal protein S4, with translation MARYIGPKCKLSRREGTDLFLKSGVRALESKCKAETQPGQHGARRGRLSDYGVQLREKQKVRRIYGVLEKQFRNYYKEAARLKGATGENLLQLLESRLDNVVYRMGFGSTRSESRQLVAHKAILVNGQVVNIASYQVKAGDVVSLREKAKKQLRVQSALALAAQRGEPEWIEVNSEKLEGTFKSVPDRADLSSEINENLIVELYSK, from the coding sequence ATGGCTCGATATATTGGACCCAAGTGCAAGCTCTCCCGTCGTGAAGGAACAGACCTGTTCCTGAAAAGCGGTGTGCGCGCACTCGAAAGCAAGTGTAAAGCAGAAACCCAGCCAGGCCAGCACGGCGCCCGTCGCGGCCGCCTGTCTGACTACGGTGTACAGCTCCGTGAGAAGCAAAAAGTACGTCGTATCTACGGTGTTCTGGAAAAGCAATTCCGCAACTACTACAAGGAAGCCGCCCGCCTGAAAGGCGCTACCGGCGAAAACCTGCTGCAGTTGCTGGAATCCCGTCTGGATAACGTTGTTTATCGCATGGGCTTTGGCTCTACCCGCTCCGAATCCCGTCAGCTGGTAGCCCACAAAGCAATCCTGGTAAACGGCCAGGTAGTGAACATTGCTTCCTACCAGGTTAAGGCAGGAGACGTTGTCTCCCTGCGTGAAAAGGCCAAGAAGCAGCTGCGTGTTCAGTCTGCACTGGCCCTGGCTGCTCAGCGCGGCGAACCCGAGTGGATTGAAGTTAACTCTGAGAAGCTGGAAGGTACTTTTAAGTCAGTACCCGATCGTGCAGATCTCTCCAGCGAGATCAACGAAAACCTGATCGTCGAGCTTTACTCCAAGTAA
- the rplR gene encoding 50S ribosomal protein L18, producing MSAKNDSRLRRARRARARMRTLGVNRLSVHRTPRHIYAQVIAPQGDKVLASASTLDAQLRKGATSNTDAAAAVGKLVAERAKAAGIEKVAFDRAGYKYHGRVKALADAARESGLEF from the coding sequence ATGAGTGCAAAGAATGATTCAAGGCTGCGTCGCGCACGTCGCGCTCGCGCCCGTATGCGTACCCTGGGTGTTAACCGCCTGAGCGTGCACCGTACTCCTCGGCATATTTATGCCCAGGTAATTGCACCGCAAGGTGACAAGGTACTGGCCAGCGCTTCTACCCTGGACGCCCAACTGCGCAAAGGCGCTACAAGCAACACTGACGCTGCCGCAGCTGTCGGCAAGTTGGTTGCAGAGCGCGCCAAGGCCGCAGGCATCGAGAAAGTTGCCTTCGACCGCGCAGGTTACAAGTATCACGGTCGTGTAAAGGCTCTTGCCGACGCCGCCCGTGAAAGTGGACTGGAATTCTAA
- the rpsE gene encoding 30S ribosomal protein S5, whose product MAFNDQKKQQQTEGDLQEKLVQVNRVAKVVKGGRIFGFTALTVVGDGNGKVGFGRGKAREVPVAIQKAMEAARRNMIQVELNDGTIQYPVTATHGASKVYMQPASEGTGVIAGGAMRAVLEIAGVHNVLAKAYGSTNPVNVVRATFNGLRDMAAPEDVAAKRGKSVEEILN is encoded by the coding sequence ATGGCTTTTAACGACCAGAAAAAGCAGCAGCAGACCGAAGGCGATCTCCAAGAGAAGCTGGTACAGGTCAACCGCGTAGCTAAAGTAGTTAAAGGTGGCCGTATCTTCGGTTTCACCGCACTGACTGTAGTAGGCGATGGCAATGGCAAAGTTGGCTTCGGCCGTGGCAAGGCGCGTGAAGTGCCAGTCGCCATCCAGAAAGCAATGGAAGCTGCCCGTCGCAACATGATTCAGGTAGAGCTGAACGACGGCACTATCCAGTACCCTGTAACCGCCACTCACGGCGCTTCCAAGGTATACATGCAGCCTGCATCCGAAGGTACTGGCGTTATCGCCGGTGGTGCGATGCGCGCCGTGTTGGAAATCGCCGGTGTACACAATGTACTGGCCAAAGCCTACGGTTCCACCAATCCGGTGAACGTGGTTCGCGCGACCTTTAACGGTCTGCGTGATATGGCTGCTCCCGAAGACGTTGCTGCCAAGCGCGGCAAGTCTGTCGAAGAAATTTTGAACTAA
- the rpmJ gene encoding 50S ribosomal protein L36 yields MKVRASVKKICRNCKVVRRNGVVRVICNTDPRHKQRQG; encoded by the coding sequence ATGAAAGTACGTGCATCAGTAAAGAAGATCTGCCGCAACTGTAAAGTTGTGCGCCGCAACGGTGTAGTGCGGGTAATCTGCAACACCGATCCGCGTCACAAGCAGCGTCAGGGTTAA
- the rplO gene encoding 50S ribosomal protein L15, with product MRLNTLSPAPGARKNSKRVGRGIGSGNGKTAGRGHKGQKSRSGGSVRPGFEGGQMPLQKRLPKYGFTSRIARTTAQIRLGELNAVEAEVIDLEALKAADLVKQDVTRARVFLSGELSKAVTVKGLAVTKGAREAIEKAGGKIEE from the coding sequence ATGCGACTGAATACTCTGAGCCCCGCACCTGGTGCTCGGAAAAACAGCAAGCGCGTTGGTCGCGGTATCGGCTCCGGCAACGGCAAAACTGCCGGCCGTGGTCACAAAGGTCAGAAGTCTCGTTCCGGCGGCAGTGTTCGTCCCGGTTTCGAGGGTGGCCAGATGCCGCTGCAGAAGCGCCTGCCGAAGTACGGCTTCACCTCTCGCATCGCGCGCACTACTGCGCAGATCCGTCTCGGTGAGCTGAATGCGGTTGAAGCTGAAGTAATCGACCTGGAAGCCCTGAAGGCTGCCGATCTGGTCAAGCAGGACGTAACCCGCGCTCGCGTTTTCCTTTCAGGCGAACTGAGCAAGGCAGTTACTGTCAAAGGCCTGGCGGTCACCAAAGGTGCCCGCGAAGCTATCGAGAAAGCTGGCGGGAAGATCGAGGAATAA
- the rpsM gene encoding 30S ribosomal protein S13, with the protein MARIAGVNIPDNKHAVISLTYIFGVGRTTAKELCAATGVAENAKIGELSEEQMDSLRGKVAEMSVEGDLRREVSMNIKRLMDLGCNRGLRHRRGLPLRGQRTKTNARTRKGPRKPIRK; encoded by the coding sequence ATGGCTCGTATTGCCGGCGTCAACATACCTGATAACAAGCATGCTGTTATCTCACTGACTTACATTTTTGGTGTAGGTCGCACCACTGCTAAAGAACTCTGTGCCGCTACCGGCGTTGCAGAGAACGCCAAGATTGGCGAACTGTCTGAAGAGCAGATGGACTCACTGCGTGGGAAAGTGGCTGAGATGTCCGTCGAGGGTGACCTTCGCCGTGAAGTCTCAATGAACATCAAGCGTTTGATGGACCTGGGCTGCAACCGCGGCCTGCGTCACCGTCGCGGCCTCCCGCTGCGCGGTCAACGCACCAAGACCAACGCGCGTACCCGTAAGGGCCCGCGTAAGCCGATTCGCAAGTAA
- the rplQ gene encoding 50S ribosomal protein L17, with product MRHRQSGRQLNRNSSHRKAMFRNMTVSLVEHELIKTTLPKAKELRSYAEPLITLAKKDSVANRRLAFDRTRDKAAVGKLFNELGPRYESRPGGYIRIMKCGFRAGDKAPMAYVELVDRPQVEAFDDED from the coding sequence ATGCGTCATCGTCAAAGTGGACGTCAACTGAATCGCAACAGCTCCCACCGTAAGGCCATGTTCCGCAACATGACTGTGTCCCTGGTGGAGCACGAGCTGATCAAAACAACCCTGCCCAAGGCGAAAGAGCTGCGCAGCTATGCTGAGCCGCTGATCACCCTGGCCAAGAAAGACAGTGTGGCTAACCGCCGCCTGGCTTTCGACCGCACCCGCGACAAGGCAGCTGTAGGCAAGCTTTTCAACGAGCTGGGCCCGCGCTACGAGTCACGTCCCGGTGGTTATATCCGTATCATGAAGTGCGGTTTCCGCGCTGGCGACAAAGCGCCTATGGCCTACGTTGAGCTGGTGGATCGCCCGCAGGTTGAGGCATTCGACGACGAGGATTGA